The sequence GCCAACTGAATGTCTTCATAGGGATAATCGGTGGAAAACATCACCGCGTGGTCGCCCATGGCTTCAAGGGCGCAACGCAGGGGGACATCCGCACAGACTCCAGACGTCGTCACCGTGACATGACGCTTGAGGGTCTCTGATGGGGGGCGGATCAAGGCACGACCGACGGTTGTCACCGCAGCCCGGCTGTCCAAGCGCCAGAGCATGTAGGGAAGGGTTTCCCCCATATGACCCAGGATCAGCCTTGCCCGAGGGTGGCGATCCAGCAGCTGAGCAAACACCAGACGGAGTAAGTGGGTGGCGGTGTCACAGGTCCAGCTCCACACGGCACCTTCGAGCTCTGGATGGCCGCGGAAAGCCGCATCGTGCTCACTCACCAGGCCAGGGTGGAGATAAAGCGGTACATCAAGCTGCTCCAAGGTATGCCAGAAAGGAGCAAAATGGGGCTCGTCCAAGTAGACGCCATTAGTGGCACCGTTCACAAGCACGCCGACAAATCCAAGTTCCTGAATACAACGTTTGAGCTCGTTGCAGGCGGCATCCACATCCTGTAAAGCCACACACGCGAAGCCACGAAACCGCGCCGGGGCCAGCGCCATGCGTGTGTGCAGGAAATCATTCACCCGTTGGGCAAGCTCCACCGCCAGGGCTTTATCCCTGATGGACTGCACACCCGGTGCCGTCTGGGACAGCACGGCTATCGCGATGCCGGCCCTGTCCATGGCGAGGAGGCGCTGTTCGGCCAGCTCCGGCAAAGCCGCCTCAATGCCCGCAAGCACCCCGGGATCAAAGAAGGCCACCTCGTTGATCGTTGGCTCAAGGCCCGGGGCGCTGAAGTGTTCCTCCAGAGCAATCTTGTTGAGGATCCTTGGCATGGGGTGCAGTGCAGCAGAGACCTGAACAGGCCGCCTTCAGCCGCCGATCAGGGCCTCCAGCGCGGCGGTCACATCGTCCTGGCGCATCAGCGCTTCGCCCACCAGCACCGCGTCCGCCCCGGCGCTCTGCACCCGATCGAGGTCATCGCGGCTGAACAGGCCCGATTCGCTCACCAGCAGGGCGCCCTTGGCGCGCAGCGCCGCGCCGTGGCGCGCCATCAGCTGCTCGGTGGTGGCCAGGTCGGTGTGGAAGCTGGCGAGATCCCGGTTGTTGATCCCGATCAGCCGCACCCCCTCCAGGGCCAGCACCCGCTCCAGCTCGGCCTTGTCATGCACCTCCACCAGCGTGGCCAGGCCGAGGCTGCGGGCCGCCTTGAGCAGGTAGGTCAGATCCTGATCCGTGAGGATGGCGGCGATCAGCAAGGCGGCATCGGCGCCGGCGGCGCGGGCCTGGTAGAGCTGGTAGGGGCTGAGGATGAAGTCCTTGCAGAGCAGGGGCAGCTCCACCACCTGGCGCACCTGCACCAGCACCTCAAAGCCTCCCTGGAAGAAGACTTTGTCGGTGAGCACCGACAGACAGCTGGCCCCTCCGGCGGCGTAGCCGCGGGCAAGGGCCTCGGGGTCGAAGTGCTCGCGGATCACGCCCTTGCTGGGGCTGGCCTTCTTGATCTCGGCGATCACGGCCGGCTTGCGGCAGCTGGCCCGCAGGGCGGCCTCGAAGTCGCGGGTGGGGGGCAGATCGGCCACCTGGCGGGCCAGTTTCTGCAGGGGCACCCGCTCGCGGGCCGTGGCCACCTCCCGGTCCTTCTCCCACACGATCTCCTCGAGGATGTGGCGCGGCGCCGCCTCGGCGTGGGGCACGCCGTACTCCAGGAAGGCCACCTTCACCTTGGGGTTCGGGGGGCGGCGACGAATCTGCATGGATCAACGGACGAGAGGAAGGGACAGAACGGGGCCGGCCCTCAGGCCACGGCCATGGCGGCCTGCTTGTAGGCCACCTCCACCACCTCACTGAGGGTGGGATGGGTGTGCACTTCGTTCACGAGCTGGATCACACTCTGGCGGCGTGCCACCGCGTTGGCGATCTCCTGGATCAGGTCGGCGGCGTGCAGCCCGTAGATGTGGGCGCCCAGCACCTCACCGGTGCTCTTGTTGAACAGCAGCTTCATCAGCCCGTCGCTCTCCAGCTCCGCCAGGGCCTTGGAGTTGGCCTTGAAGTAGCTGCGCACGCTGCCCAGCGCGAAGCCCTCGGCGGCCGCCAGCTCCTTGGCCTCAACCTCACTCAGCCCCACCGAACTGATCTCCGGATGGGTGAAGGTGGCCGCGGGAATCGAGCGGTAATCGATACGGCGGACATGGCCCAGGATGTTGTCCACCGCCACGCTGCCCTGGGCGGCGGCGGTGTGGGCCAGCATCATCTTGCCGGTCACATCCCCCACGGCCCAGAGGTGGGGCACGGGCTCGCCGTTCAGCAGCACCTGCATCCGCTCATCCACGGGGATGAAGCCCCGGTTGGTCTCCACCCCTACGGAGGCCAGGTTGAGCTGCTTGCTGCTGGGCACGCGGCCGGTGGCCACCAGCACCGCATCCACCTCCAGGGTTTCCACCAGCTCGCGGCTCTGCATGTCGGCCAGCTCGATCGTCACCGGGCAGCCCGGCGTCACCTTGCGGGCCAGCAGGCCGGCGCGGGCGTCGATGTCACGGCCGTCGATCAGATGGCGGGCGGCGATCTTGGCGATGTCGGGATCGAAGGTGGGCATCACCCGATCCAGGGCCTCGATCATGGTGACCTCACAGCCCAGGGCGGTGTAGACGTCGGCGAACTCCAGGCCGATGTAGCCGCTGCCCACGATCGCCAGCCAGCGCGGCAGCCACTCCAGGCTCACCGCCTCGTCGCTGGTGAACACGGTGCGGCCGTCGGTCTCGATGCCGGGGGGCACGAAGGGCTCCGACCCCGTGGCCAGGATCACGTCGCGGGCGCTGTAGGTGCGCTCCACGCCGCCACCGCTGGCCCGCACGGTCACCTGCTGGCTGCCGGCGAGGCGGCCCTGGCCCCGCAGGATCGTGGCGCCGGCGCGCTCCAGGGTCTTGGTGAGGTTGGTGCGGATCGTGGCCACCAGCTGGTTGGCGTGGTCGGCGATCTTCTGGCGCTCAAAGCGCACCGGCGCGGCGTGGATGCCGAAGCCGGCCAGGTGCTCGGCATCGGCCAGTTCCCGCACCCGGCCGCTGGCTGCGAGCAGGGCCTTGCTGGGCACGCAGCCGCGGTTCACGCAGGTGCCGCCCATCTCCGCCGCTTCCACGATCGCCACCGAGAGGCCATGCTCGGCGGCGTGCTTGGCCGCATCGAAGCCGCCGTAGCCGGCGCCGATCACGATCAGGTCGAAGTCGAAGCTGCGGTCGTCAGGGGCGTCGCTCACCAGGGGCCGTGCACAGATGGCGGCATTCTCCCTCGCCAGTGGTCGCCTGTCTGCCGCTCGGGCCTCAGGCCGTGAGCCGCTGGCGCTGGCGTTCCAGCAGCAACGGCGCCGCCGCCACCGCCACGTTCAGCGACTCCACCGCCGGGCTGTGGGGAATCGTGACGCAGTGGCTGGCGCAGGCCAGCAGCTCCGGCGCCAGGCCTGAGCCCTCCTGGCCCAGCAGCAGCACGGTGGGGCGTTGCCAGTCGAGCTGCCAGTAGGGCAGGGCGGCGGGGCCGGGGGGCACGGCGGCCACCACCTGGGGGGGCTGGCACCCATGGTGAGCAGCGACGGCGCCCAGCTCATGCAGGCGCGCCAGCAGCTGGGCGCGACTGCAGCGCTGCAGCGGCAGGGCCAGGGCGGCGCCGGCCGAGGCCCGCAGCACCTTGGGCTGGAACGGGTCGGCCCCCTCCACCAGCCACAGCGCCTCCACGCCGCTGGCCAGGGCGGTGCGCATCAAGGTGCCGAGGTTGCCTGGATCCTGAAGCCGATCCAGGGCCAGCACCAGCGACGGGACGGGCGGCCCCCAGCCGAGCCCTGGCATGGACAGGCTGAGCACCACGCCGTCGGGGTGCTCCGTGGTGGCCACCGCCGCCAGCACCTCCGGCGTCACCGGCACGGGCTGCAGGGGCAGCGGCAGGCTGTCGAGCCAGCTCCGGTGCGTCTCGAGCCAGGCCTGCGTGGCCAGCAGGTCGACGGGCTGCAGACCGAGGCGCACCGCCTCCTGCAACAGGTGGGTGCCCTCCAGCAGCAGCAACTGCAGATCCCGGCGGCCCTTGCCCGCGTGCAGCTGGCGCAGGCGACGCACGAGGGGATTGCGGCGGCTGCTGATCAGCTCCGGGAGCAAGCGGCCGGCCTCAGAAGCGCTCGTGGCGGCGCACCCGCATGGCGTCCTGCATCACGATCTCGGCCTCCTCCAGCTCCATCCCCTTAACAGCGGCCACTTCACCCTTGATGCCCTCGGCCCTCAAGTTTTCAATGAGCTTGCCCACCACGATGTCCTCAACGGTGGTCTGATCCATGGCGTCAGGCGTGAGACTCTCCAGAAACTTGCCCACCTTCGAAGCAACCACTTCGGAGGAATTGGTGATTTTTAGAAGAATCATGGAATCTCAAATGCGGATGGGGAGACTTGAACTCCCACGACATTGCTGCCACTAGTACCTGAAACTAGCGCGTCTACCAATTCCGCCACATCCGCGTGGCCGTCGCTCTGCGACTTCGGAACCATACGGCATCGGCCCGACGCGCCGCTCCCGGGGCCCTTCCCCGCAGGACACCCCATCTCCCCGTGTGCGCACGGGCACATCCACCTGGCCACACCCAAGCGCCCCGTTGCGCCTGCCGCTGCAGCCCCCCTGGGCCAGCAAACCGGATGGCGCCAGGGATCGCCCTGAATCAGCCGATAGCGGGTCTTCCCCCCTGACTGCCAGGGGCATGGTGCAGTTCCCGCAGCGGCCACCTAGACGATCTGGCCTTTTGTTGTCAACATGCCCAGACAAAAAGGCCGGGGATGTCCGGGAATTCATGACAGCCCTATCCCTGCCATCCCTCGCGACCGACCTGAGCAAGGCCCAACCGGAGCTCCAGATCACCGGTGGCCGGCGTCTTGAGGGTGAGCTGCGCGTCGATGGCGCCAAGAACTCGGCCCTGGTGCTGATGGCCGCCTGCCTGCTCACTCGCGATCAGATCAGGCTGCGCAACGTGCCTCCCCTCACCGACATCGTGGGCATGGGCGAGATGCTGCAGAGCCTGGGCGGCCAGGTCAGCCGCGAGGCGAACAGCCTCGTGCTGGACGGCTCCGGCATCCACAGCACCACGGCTCCCTATGAGCTGGTGAACAGCCTGCGGGCGAGCTTCTTCTGCATCGGTCCCCTGCTGGCCCGGATGGGCATGGCCAAGGTGCCTCTTCCCGGCGGCTGCAAGATCGGCACCCGGCCAGTGGAGGAGCACGTCAAGGGGCTCAAGGCGCTTGGGGCCCAGGTCACCATCGAGCATGGCGTGGTCACGGCGGTGGTACCCGGCCGCGGCAAGCGCCTCAGCGGTGGCCGCATCTATTTCGACTGTCCCAGCGTGGGCGCCACCGAAACCCTGATGATGGCCGCCGTGCTCGCCCAGGGCGAAACGGTGATGGCCAACGCCGCCCAGGAGCCTGAGGTGGCCGACCTGGCCGGCCTGCTGATCGCCATGGGCGCCCGCATCCGCGGCGCCGGCACCCAGACGATCACCATCACGGGGGTGGAGCGCCTGCATGGCGCCGACTACGCCGTGATCCCTGACCGCATCGAGGCCGGCACCCTGCTTCTGGCTGCGGCGATCACCCGTTCGCGGCTGCGCGTCACCCCCGTGATCACCGACCATCTGGGGGCTGTGCTCACCAAGCTGGAGGCGGCGGGCTGTCGCCTCGACCACGACGGCGTCGGCATGACCATTGAGGCCAGCGACATCCAGGCCGTGGACCTGCGCACCCAGCCCTTCCCCGCCTTCCCCACCGATCTTCAGGCCCCCTTCATGAGCCTGCTGGCCACGGCCCGTGGCACCAGTGTGGTCACCGAGAACATCTTCGAGAATCGGATGCAGCACGTGGCTGAGCT is a genomic window of Cyanobium sp. NS01 containing:
- a CDS encoding amidohydrolase family protein, whose translation is MPRILNKIALEEHFSAPGLEPTINEVAFFDPGVLAGIEAALPELAEQRLLAMDRAGIAIAVLSQTAPGVQSIRDKALAVELAQRVNDFLHTRMALAPARFRGFACVALQDVDAACNELKRCIQELGFVGVLVNGATNGVYLDEPHFAPFWHTLEQLDVPLYLHPGLVSEHDAAFRGHPELEGAVWSWTCDTATHLLRLVFAQLLDRHPRARLILGHMGETLPYMLWRLDSRAAVTTVGRALIRPPSETLKRHVTVTTSGVCADVPLRCALEAMGDHAVMFSTDYPYEDIQLAADWIEQAAITEDQRIRVCCTNARRVLRLA
- the trpC gene encoding indole-3-glycerol phosphate synthase TrpC yields the protein MQIRRRPPNPKVKVAFLEYGVPHAEAAPRHILEEIVWEKDREVATARERVPLQKLARQVADLPPTRDFEAALRASCRKPAVIAEIKKASPSKGVIREHFDPEALARGYAAGGASCLSVLTDKVFFQGGFEVLVQVRQVVELPLLCKDFILSPYQLYQARAAGADAALLIAAILTDQDLTYLLKAARSLGLATLVEVHDKAELERVLALEGVRLIGINNRDLASFHTDLATTEQLMARHGAALRAKGALLVSESGLFSRDDLDRVQSAGADAVLVGEALMRQDDVTAALEALIGG
- a CDS encoding dihydrolipoyl dehydrogenase; this encodes MSDAPDDRSFDFDLIVIGAGYGGFDAAKHAAEHGLSVAIVEAAEMGGTCVNRGCVPSKALLAASGRVRELADAEHLAGFGIHAAPVRFERQKIADHANQLVATIRTNLTKTLERAGATILRGQGRLAGSQQVTVRASGGGVERTYSARDVILATGSEPFVPPGIETDGRTVFTSDEAVSLEWLPRWLAIVGSGYIGLEFADVYTALGCEVTMIEALDRVMPTFDPDIAKIAARHLIDGRDIDARAGLLARKVTPGCPVTIELADMQSRELVETLEVDAVLVATGRVPSSKQLNLASVGVETNRGFIPVDERMQVLLNGEPVPHLWAVGDVTGKMMLAHTAAAQGSVAVDNILGHVRRIDYRSIPAATFTHPEISSVGLSEVEAKELAAAEGFALGSVRSYFKANSKALAELESDGLMKLLFNKSTGEVLGAHIYGLHAADLIQEIANAVARRQSVIQLVNEVHTHPTLSEVVEVAYKQAAMAVA
- a CDS encoding RNA methyltransferase; this encodes MLPELISSRRNPLVRRLRQLHAGKGRRDLQLLLLEGTHLLQEAVRLGLQPVDLLATQAWLETHRSWLDSLPLPLQPVPVTPEVLAAVATTEHPDGVVLSLSMPGLGWGPPVPSLVLALDRLQDPGNLGTLMRTALASGVEALWLVEGADPFQPKVLRASAGAALALPLQRCSRAQLLARLHELGAVAAHHGCQPPQVVAAVPPGPAALPYWQLDWQRPTVLLLGQEGSGLAPELLACASHCVTIPHSPAVESLNVAVAAAPLLLERQRQRLTA
- the murA gene encoding UDP-N-acetylglucosamine 1-carboxyvinyltransferase, with the protein product MTALSLPSLATDLSKAQPELQITGGRRLEGELRVDGAKNSALVLMAACLLTRDQIRLRNVPPLTDIVGMGEMLQSLGGQVSREANSLVLDGSGIHSTTAPYELVNSLRASFFCIGPLLARMGMAKVPLPGGCKIGTRPVEEHVKGLKALGAQVTIEHGVVTAVVPGRGKRLSGGRIYFDCPSVGATETLMMAAVLAQGETVMANAAQEPEVADLAGLLIAMGARIRGAGTQTITITGVERLHGADYAVIPDRIEAGTLLLAAAITRSRLRVTPVITDHLGAVLTKLEAAGCRLDHDGVGMTIEASDIQAVDLRTQPFPAFPTDLQAPFMSLLATARGTSVVTENIFENRMQHVAELQRMGAAIRLQSNIAFVEGVAQLSGAPVQGTDLRASAAMVLAGLAAEGVTSVRGLEYLDRGYAGLEHKLASVGACIQRIGARPAPAERHLQTQGSSAA